GAGAATTGAGAAAAGGGCGCAAGAATGAGTTCGCCCCCAAAAGAAAGGGGAAGAACAGTATGTATTAAGACAAAACTTTAAAACCCATTTATGCTTATAATAGACTGGATCAGACATACTTCTCTCCAGATAGATGGTAGCTACTCTTATGGTCAGACGGATGTACAGGTCTCTGACAACTTTGAGGTCGAGGCTGCTGCCGTCAAGGATCGGCTGGATGGCATTGGCTATGATGCCATCTATACCAGCCCACTCAGTCGTGCCAAGAAGTTGGCACACTATTGTGGTTATACCGATGCTATTGAGGATCCTCGGATCAAGGAAATCTTCCTCGGGGAGTGGGAGATGAAAAAGTGGGCAGATATCATCATGTATGATAATCTTGATGATTGGTTTGCCAACTTCCACAACCTTACTGCTCCCGGTGGCGAAAACCTTCAAAATCTCCTCGATAGAGTCAAGGAGTTCATTCAGGATGCACGCCTCAAGAGACACTCAAGAATAGCAGTCTTTTGTCACGGTGGTGTGATCAACTGTGCCAGATACATGAACTCTGAAATCAGCAAGGCTCTTATATTCAGGGAGGTACCCATGTATGGCTCGATCAATACGATAAAGTATTCGTATTTGGACCAACATGATAGAGTCAAGAGGGATATTTGAGCTCTTTTGCTGTGACTTACTTTAGGATAAGGATACCCAAATAGAGGGGAAAGTTTCGAAGTAAACGGAATTCTTCCCCTTTTATTATATCCGTGCCAGTGAGTGTTTTATCGACTTTTTGAGATTCGGGGATGCCTTCTTCCGAGGTTGTGAGCAGAATGCATTCTGGTACGGGACAGAATGCATTCTGGCGGATGACATCGTCTGTTCCGCTCTCCGACAGAACAGATCGATACGTTTATTGTGGGTTAGGATGTTGAAGGCTCCTTAATGATGTAGATACCAATGTATCCTTTTCCTTTCTCACTGAATGATAAAAGTATGATGGAAGATAAATTGAAGTTTGTTTTTAGACCCTTTATATCGGCCCTTATAGGGTTGGTGGTGGGGTACTCTTTTTTACACTGGGTCGTGGTGATCAAGTTTGGACTCTTACAACCTAAAGATAAGGTTGTCGAACTTGTTGTGCCGGCTTTGCTTTCAATTCTTTTGGTTATATTTTATATCTATCCGAGGGTCAAGGTACTACGCTTACGAGATCATTTTTTCTATGCTGTTGTAGCTTGGGTCGGGCTGGTGATTCCGACTGCGATTGCGCAGGACTATATGGTGACAGTCACAGGTACATTGACAGAGCTTACTTCTGTCAGAGAGATGGATCGGCATAAACCTACAAGGTTTTATAAATTGAGATCATATCATCCGGACAAGGAGATATCCCCCTCTTATGCTACTTATGATGTTAGTGGACGAAACTCTGAGGATTTCAATATGCATCTTTATGTCGTCTGTCCGATCCGAGAGACTCCGAATGTCCCTTATGCCGATACCCCCTCTGTGTGGTTGGGAGAGCATTATAAAGAGCGGATAAGTAATAGGATGAAGCACGAGAAAAAGGAGAAGGCATACACTCTCTTTGTTGAGCAAGGGCGAATAAAGTTTGCGGAGACTGTGACATCTTTCTCTGTCTATTTCGAAAGGATCGATAGTCGCTCGAAGTATCATGATGGATTTATGAAGGCCATCTCGTTGTATCCCGGTGCTGTATCCGACCCCATCATTCTGATGAGGATGAGTGAGTCTCTTTACTCCAAGAACGAGAGCAACAAGCAACGGCTACTGATTGCTCTGCTCATTGTGACGGTGCTGTGGTTCCTGATGTCTGCCATCCCTAAGATCGATCCAAACGAACTGAAAAGGGTGAAAGCTGGCAAACCCGATATGGATGCAAGACGAGAGTGGCACGAATGGAGGACTTTTGTCCTACCTCACAAGGGATTTTTTGTCACCCCGATACTTGTTTACATCAATGTAGGTGTTTTCTTGTTGATGACAGTTTTGGGGCATGGATTTATCTATGTCTCCCCTCAGGTATTGCTGGACTGGGGGGCATGTTATGCTCCTATGGTAATGGAAGGTCAGTGGTGGCGACTATTGACAGCGATATTCCTTCATGGAGGTGTTGCACATTTGTGTGCCAACATGGTTTGGCTCGTCCTTGTGGGGATAGATTTGGAGCATAAGATGAGTCGAATGATGTACTTGCTCATATATTTTCTCTCAGGGCTTTTGGGAAGCCTTACAAGCATCTTGTGGAACGGAGAAGCTGTCGGAGTCGGTGCTTCTGGTGCCATAATGGGATTGTTCGGAGCATTTATAGCCTTACTTATCACCGGAGTATATCCCAAAGGGTTTGTAAAGTCTCTTTTGATAAATGCAGGTGTCTTTGTGGGGATGAACTTACTCATGGGGCTTGCCGGGGGGATTGACAATGCAGCTCATATAGGTGGACTTTTGTGTGGGTTTGTGCTGGGAATCGGTTGTTCGCCATTTCTCAAAAGAGCCCATCATAGGTAGCCTTTTTCGATCATAAAGAGATGAGAGCGGCTGGAGAACTGCCACCTCTTTAGAGTGGTTGATGCTTCAGTTGATCGATGAGCTCGATGTAGAGAGGGTGGGTTACCTCCATGTTCAAGAAGTAGGGGAGGCGATGACCTTGGTGGAGGAGACTTCGAATCTCAGTCGCAGAGATGTCAAAGATGGGGGCGTCGATAACTGTTATGTTTTTCGGTAGGGGCGACAAGGAGCGTGGTACATCGTGACCAAGACGAGGATAGATGAGAATGTTTTCGTCTTTTATCAAGCGTTCTCCCTCATACCATCGGGGGAGAGTCTCAAGGCTGTCCATACCCATGAGCAAGGTAAACTTGTAATCTGGATACTGCTCTCGCAAATGCTTCAAGGTATGGAACGTATAACTTGGTCTCGGTAGAGACAACTCTATCGTGGAAACCTTGAGCTTCGGGTGTTTTCCGATCTGATGAGACGCCCAGCGTACTCTGAAGTCTTCATCGAGGAGGTGTGTGTGTGACTTGAAAGGATTGGCCGGAGTGACCATAAGCCACACTTCATCTACATCCGGATGTAGCTCTGCAACATAGTTGGCAAGGCATAAGTGCCCTATATGCATAGGATTGAACGAGCCTGAAAATAGGACGATATGCTTTGCCATGATGTGCCGGAGTTTATTTTAGTTGTTGATAAAGTCATTGATAAGCGTAAAGGCTTCACCACAAGCTTGAGACAAGTCATCGTTGATCACTGTCTTGTCGAAGTGTGGGGCGTGAGAGATTTCGAACTCAGCCTTCGCGAGCCTCTTCTCGATGACCTCTTCGCTGTCTGTACCTCTGCTCGTGAGTCTGTCTCTGAGAGTGTTTAAGCTTGGAGGCATGATGAATACCGTGAGAGCTTGCTCTCCGTAAACTTTCTTCACGTTGAGGGCACCCACAACGTCTATGTCGAGGATGACATGCTTGCCATGGCTGACTTTATCGTCTACTTCGCTCTTGAGTGTTCCGTAAAAACAACCGGAGTAGACTTCCTCGTATTCCAAAAATCCACCCTCCGAGATACGTTCTCTGAACTCCTCCTCAGTGAGGAAATAGTACTCCTTACCATTGACCTCTGCTCCTCTCGGTGCACGAGAAGTCGCTGATACGGAGAACTCCAGAGGTAGCCCTTGAGCGATGAGGTGGTTGATGATCGTAGACTTCCCGGTGCCTGAGGGGGCAGAGAAGATGATGACCTTGCCTTGCTTCATTGCTTACAGTACGTTTAAGACCTGTTCTTTGATTTGCTCCAACTCATCTTTCATCTTCACCACAATCTTTTGTAGTTCGGCATGATTTGATTTCGAGCCTAGTGTATTTATTTCACGACCGATCTCTTGGGCGATAAAACCGAGTTTTCGCCCTTCTCCTTCTTCGTTGCTATCCATCGTTTTGATGAAATAGTCAAGGTGGTTGGAGAGTCGGCTCTTCTCCTCATTGATGTCGAGCTTCTCGATGTAATAAATGAGTTCTTGCTCCAGCCTATTCTTGTCATAATCAGTCTCGATGTACTTCTGAAGACCTTCTTCGAGACGAGTACGCACATTGTCGATGCGTTCTTTTTCGTAGGGCTCAACTTCTGAAAGAAGACTGCGTATCTTTTCTATGTTGTTGCGGAAGCCTTGTGCCAGAGCCAGTCCCTCCTGCACTCTGAAACTGATATGAGCCTTGATGGCATTGTCCAACGCTTCCATCGTGATGGCTTCATACGTTGCTTCTTCTGTCTCTTCGGTGTTGTTTGAGATATAGACATTGGGCATAGAGAGTAGGGTACGCATAGGGTCTTCAGGCATAGGGATACCGATCTCTTCAGAGAGGTTCTTGAGTATTTCCCAGTACTGTCCGACCAGCTGTGTATCTACTTGAGTTTTGGGAAGATTCGAAAGGTCTTCAAGGGTGAGAAAGACATCGATCTTGCCTCTTAGGAGAGCCTGATTGATACGCTTACGCATCTCCATTTCCAGCGGGCGAAGTGCTGCTGGCACACGTAAGGAGATATCTGACTGTTTGCCATTGACAGATCGTATCTCTATGGTTACACGTTTGTTGTTGGCTTCGACCACGGACTTTCCGAAGCCTGTCATAGATAGTATCATAATGGAAAAACTTCTTTTTTATTTTCTGTTGAAATAATGCTGATTGTGTGAGGTTTACTTCACTCTACCCTTCTTTTGCACTTCTCGATCTATTAAGATGTCCAAAGAGAAGAGGAGGACCCCAATGTCCCTGATGAAATAAGGCATCCTCCTCCTGGCTGACTTTGTATAGCCCTGAGGAAGGATGCCTTTATTGGATTCTGTTTAATTAGAGATTTTTACCATGGCAACTCTTGAATTTCTTGCCACTGCCACAAGGACATGGGTCATTGCGTCCGATACGTTCACCTGCGACATAAGGTTGTTGTTTCTCGGCTTTACCTGCCTGACTCGCAGCAAGGCCTGCTTGATGTCTGGCTTCTTGAGCTTCTTGATACTCGTCTTTGCGCTCTTGATAACGTCTGCGATTGTCTTTTAGTCTTGGGTCTTCGTGAGCCTCCCTCACATCAACGCCTTTTTGTTCTTCGCTTTCTTGCTGAACGACAGGGATCTGACCTCTCATGATGATCGAAGTTGCTTTCTTATTCATCCTTTCGACCATGGTACGGAAGAGTTCAAAAGATTCGACCTTGAAGATAACGAGAGGATCCTTGTTTTCGTAAGAAACATTGCGTACTGCATTTTGCAGTTCATCCATATCTCTGAGGTGCTCTTCCCATGCTTCGTCGATAGTGTAGAGAAGGATCGTCTTTTGGAACGAACGCGCTACACTCTTTGAGTGACTCTCCACTGCCTCTTTGAGATTACATGGGATGTTGTACATCAACTTACCATCAGTGACAGGGACATAGACCGTCTCGATGACATTGCCTTGCTGTTCAAACATATTTTGAAGTACAGGGTCTGCAATAGTGACGATGCGTTCCATACGACGTTTGAGGGTCTCTGTCGCCACGTCCATGATCTTGTCTGTCAATGCATCGGCATTGAGATGCTTGAACTCTTCTTCCGTGACGGGGACTTCCATCGCAAAGACAGTGAAAAGCTCCATCTTGAAGGCTGAGAAATCCCCCTGAGCATACTCTTGGGCAATGGACTCCGCACACTGAGATATTGTATTGAGGACATCAAGACCGATACGTTCGCCCTTCAGAGCGTGGTTGCGACGTGTGTATATGACCTTACGTTGAGCGTTCTTGACGTCATCGTATTCGAGAAGATGTTTACGGATACCGAAGTTGTTTTCTTCGACTTTCTTTTGAGCATTTTCTACAGACTTGCTGAGCTGGCGTCCTTCGAGCATGTCTTCTTCTTTGAAGCCGAGTTTATCCAACATGCTGGAGATACGCTCAGAACCGAAGAGACGCATCAACCTGTCTTCGAGAGAGACAAAGAATACCGATGATCCCGGGTCTCCCTGACGACCGGCACGCCCACGTAGCTGTCTGTCTACACGACGAGACTCATGACGCTCTGTACCGATGATGGCAAGACCTCCTGCAGCCTTGACTTCAGGGGTGAGCTTGATGTCCGTACCACGACCTGCCATGTTGGTGGCTATGGTAACCGTTCCGGTTCGACCGGCGAGGGCGACGATCTCAGCTTCCTTTTGGTGAAGTTTTGCATTGAGTACATTGTGCTCGATTTTCCTCATCGATAGCATACGGCTGAGTAACTCTGAGATCTCGACGGAAGTCGTACCCACGAGGACGGGACGCCCTTTTTCCACGAGAGAGACAATCTCTTCAATGACAGCAGAATATTTGGCTCTGTTGGTCTTATAGATACGGTCGTTCTCATCCTTACGAGCGATGGGTCGGTTGGTTGGGATGACTACCACGTCAAGCTTATAGATGTCCCAGAACTCCTTGGCTTCTGTTTCTGCCGTACCTGTCATCCCGGCCAACTTATGGTACATACGGAAATAGTTCTGGAGGGTGATGGTAGCCTTGGTCTGCGATGCAGACTCGACGGTGACACGCTCCTTGGCTTCGATCGCTTGATGGAGACCGTCGGAGTAGCGACGACCATCCATGATACGACCTGTCTGCTCATCGACAATCATTACCTTATTATCCATCACCACATACTGGTCATCTCGCTCAAAGAGGGTATAAGCCTTGAGCAACTGGTGTATGGTGTGTACACGTTCACTCTTGATGGAGTAGTTGGCAAGGAGTTCGTCCTTCTTTGCGGTCTTCTCTTCTTGGCTGAGATCCATGTTCTCAAGCTCAGACATCTGTGTGGTGATGTCAGGGAGGACGAAGAATTGAGGGTCATCTGTCTTACCGGTTAGCAAGTCGATCCCTTTGTCTGTCAATTCGATTGAGTTGTTCTTCTCATCGATGACAAAGTAGAGTTCGTCTGTCGCGATATGCATATTTCGCATATTGTCCTGCATATAGAACTCTTCAGTCTTTAGAAGTCCGGTCTTGATGCCTTCTTCACTCAGGAACTTGATCAGAGCCTTATTCTTGGGTAGCCCTTTATAGCTTCGGAATAGAAGTAGGAATCCTTCTTCCTGCTCTTTTTTGTCTTCGCTTTTAATCTTTTGTCTTGCCTCTGAGAGTAGGCGTGTTGCCAATGTCTTTTGCGCATTTACCACGACTTCGACGTTGCCTCTGAAGTCTTCGAACATTTGATCTCCCGAAGATTCGATAGGCCCTGAGATGATCAGAGGTGTACGTGCATCATCCACGAGGACAGAGTCGACCTCATCCACGATGGCATAGTTATGTTTGCGCTGCACAAGATCCTTGGGAGATCTTGCCATATTATCACGGAGATAGTCGAAGCCAAACTCGTTATTTGTGCCGAAGGTGATGTCGCAGTTGTATGCACGTCTACGTGCTTCGGAGTTAGGCTCATATTTGTCTATACAGTCTACCGAAAGTCCATGGAACATGTAAAGAGGACCCATCCACTCCGAGTCACGTTTGGAGAGATAGTCGTTTACGGTGACCACGTGTACACCGTTACCGGTCAAGGCATTTAGAAATACGGGCAAAGTAGCCACGAGAGTTTTACCTTCACCTGTTGCCATTTCAGCGATCTTACCTTTGTGAAGGACGACACCACCGAAAAGCTGTACATCATAGTGTATCATGTCCCAGGTGATCTCGTTACCTCCGGCCATCCAATGATTTTGGTAGACGGCCTGATCTCCCTCTATTTTTACGAAGTCATGAGATACGGAGAGATCTCTGTCAAACTGAGTGGCAGAAACTCTTATCTCTGTATTTTCAGCGAAACGACGTGCAGTATCTTTGACGATGGCAAAGACTTGTGGCATGAGCTCATCCAGCTTCTTCTCCATCTTATCCATGATGGTCTCTTCGAGCTTATCGATCTTAGCCCATATGCCTTCTCTTTCTTGTAGCTCAAGGTCTTCGATACCCACCTTCAGATTTGCGATCTCGTCCCTTTCTACTTGGACAAATGCTTGTATCTCATCTCTGAACTGTTGTGTCCGAGCTCTGAGTTCGTCATCAGAAAGGTTAACGATAGTCTTATAAGCCTCTTTGACTTGATCCACAAAAGGAGTGATCTCCTTCAGGTCTCGTTGTGATTTGTTCCCAAAAAGCTTGGTAAGTAGGTTGTTAATTCCCATTAGGTATGTATTGTCTTTTTATTATTTATTCTTTCTTTTAAGGTCTTTAGTCTCAATGACTGCCGAGAGCAGGGAGTCTACCCGAAGTCGGAGGGCGTATACGCAGTATGTGGCAAATAGTTGCCGACACATCCCTTATGTCTAAAGGGGTTGTGATTTTGGCAGACTTGGGATTGGGGTACCTGACAATAAATGTCGTTTGAATGGCATTTTGTTTATAGAGTCCCGAATCCGTTAGATGTTCGGCGCGGATGAATGCCCAATTTGGAAGAAGGTCGAATACTACGTCTCCGCGCTCCTTATGTATCGCGCGGTTGAGACAACTCTGAAATAGGGCATTTTCTCTACTTTCGAGTGTCGCACGCTGTCTCAATTCATAGTCCGTGACGACATACTGTACACCACTGAAGTCCTGCAAAAAGCCTGCTGCTTTCTGCTGAACCTCACGAAGATCCAACTTCTGCGACTCGATCAACTTCCTATTTAGGAAGATCTGTCCATCATTGGTGACTTCTTCGATCCAATTTCCTTGACCATACTGAGCCATGATGAATACGTTCATCAAAGCCTTGCATCTATCGTTGTGGAAATACCCTATGATGTCATCCTGGGTATAAAGCTCACGACCCATGCCATTGCCGACAAGGGCGATAAGCGTCTGAGATAAGCCTGAGCAGATTTCGATTTGTTTCAATATGGAGGCGACCGCTCTGTCCAGTCTGTAATAGGTGTCCAACAACTCCGGTGTCACATCCTGATCCGCATCCGCATGATTTCCGGCAAAGAGGTTGAGGCTCACAAGATCGGGGATCTCATCCTTCCCGATCTCTGTATTGGCAAAGATGAGATCGACAGCCTTTGATAGCTCCTCATTGATGAGAGCGGATTGTTTGAACTTTGTTATCCCTTCTCCATTTTGGGAGAATGAGTGCTTGAAGTTCTGATTTACTCCTTTTCTTAAGAGATAGGGCAACTTATAAAGTTGTCCGTACGCAGGAGACCAAATTGTACTTTTGAGACGTTGGTATATGCCATTCTCACCATCATTGAGGCGGTAGATGTATGGCGGATAGCCATCCTTGTAGTAAGTGGAGGATACCCACTTTCCATTGTAATCATCTATCCAGAATACGCCATCGGCGTGTTGTCCACCACCGATTATTGCCTCTTCCGCATTTGGAGCCAAGCTGTAGATAAGACTTTCTCCTTTGCTTGCTTGCCATAGTTTGTCTGCTATCGTCGGTGCAGAGAGCCGTTTGGGCGAAAGGCGAGACGACGTCGCATATCCGATATACTGCTCGTCGTGAAATACAGAGTTGTGTGCCGATACCTTCCCGTCTGATGCTCTGACAAAAGGTCTGCGGGTGGCTATGCCATTGCCAAGGGCTGTTGTCCCGGTATGTAGTAAGGCTTGGCTTGCAGTGCTGTTGGGCGATAGTAGAGGGTTGTTTACATTATTGTAAACCTGTCCCTCTTCGAGGAGCCTTTTGAGTCCGTCTTCGGGTAGAAGAGGAAATATCTCATCCAACAAATCTGATCGTAGCTCATCGACAGACAACAGCACCACAAGTCGAGGTATACCGGCCTCTACTTGTTGGGTCTGGCACATTGCCAGCAATGCTATGATGGGTACTATCAGTTTGTTCATCAACGTTATCTCGTAGATTTACTGTCGTTTACTCTTGATATAATTCAATACTCCGGAGTAAAGTGCATGATCCACACAGATCAGACCGAACAGTATCGTCATCCCTTCCGGCAGTGTCTGGTAACCGAAGATCACCCCTACGGCACAGAGGAATACCCCTACAAAGTTAATAAAATAGAGCCAATTATTAATCCTCTTACATTGTGAGAACCATATAGTTATTGCCAGGGGTAAATAGAGTGGGGTGAATAGCAGCATATTCAGGTTGGGAAATGTGTGTGGGTGATGAGAGATGAGTCCCAAGAACCAAAGTATTATCCCACATACCGAGATGGTTATGAAGAGCAGACTCCTATACACACTGAGAGCATGAGGTATTCGAGGCTTTAGCATCACGAGAAGGGCATAGACCAATAGTATCCCGATGATCATCGTCGTAGGTGTGATAGGAGAATCTTTCTTTGTGCCCACGGGGCGTGTTTCCTGTACCAAGACCGTCTTTGCTCGCACCAAAGGCTCATTGTTGTCACTTCGGACGGCATGATCCAATTCCTTTTCTAACATGAGTGGTAGAAATGCTGCTTCCGAGAGACTCATTACCTTGTCTGTCTGCGCTCCAAGGGGAAGTTCACACAAGAATGTGTACCAACGATCAGTCCTTGTGTAGTGTCGCAAGATAGACCTGAAGGTCGGCATTTCCTCCATTCCAACGATTTTCATCCCTTTGCTGAACTGTTCGATCAAATCCCTTGGTTTGGTCGAGCAGTTATCGAAATAGAAGTTGTAGATGTAGTCTCTGTTTTCGGGCAAGGCATTCCACCGCAAGAAGTCGTACATCTCTTTTATCTCGGATTGAGAGAGGTTCAAGACTTGTTGGCTCACACTTCTACCCTCGTATCTGTATGCATCAATGAAGTCAGACATGGGGCTTATCCCCAAAGCATAGAGGGGCTTCCCAAGTGCAAAGTTCATCAAGAAATTGGGCTGATCAAACGAAAACAACCCATAATTGAAGACATAATCCTCTTCTCCATTGGTATCCCATATCCTTATGGCCGTATGCCCATAGAGCATGAATGTCTCCAAATCCGATGGCCCACATGTAAGTAGTGCGGCTTTGTATTCAGGGATATCGATGGACTCTTGTGCCCATACCTTTGTGGCCCATGGAGAGTAGCTCGATAGCGATAAGGAGAGGAGTATAAGTAGTGTTCTCAGATGTTTCATTTCTTCTTTTTAGAATAGTTTGGGGAGTTCTTCCGACACGGCATTTCGATTTCGTATCACAAGTTCTTTGGGATAGAGATTGTTTACCCTGTTACCTATGTTTTTTATCCAGCCAAGAGGGACGCCTTTGTATGTGATGCACTCGAAACCCTTATGGGGAGCAAGATTGATGGTATCTCTTTTGAGATAAGCGAGGGCTGTATCTTCATCCACCTCGATATGAGGATAAGGAGCCTGATCAGCTATCATATTACTCATCGCCCATGAATGATGGGGGACGAAATCCTTGCCTTTGACACTACCTAAGATGATACCTTTAGACAGTACACGTACCCTCGCTTTTATTAAGAGGTCTGCGATGACTTTTCCTTGAGGTGAGAGATAGACAAACTCATCCCCCTCGTTCGTGATGTTCACTTGTTCTCTGATGGAATCTTTCAGTATAGAGGGGATCTGAGAGTTTTGGGTCTCTCTTTTTCGATTTCTTTGCTCCTGAGATACCTTTTGTTTCTTACCGGCTTTTTGTAACGCAAATATAGTAAATCCCTCTCCTACTGTATGGTGTGGGAAAAATCTGTACACACCGTCTCGCTCGCCTTTTGAGATCCCCATGGCTTCAGGTGTTTTGAGATCTGGAAAGATGATCTTCGCCACATCATAATGCTCTGAGAGGTACTCAAGCTGAGCCTCGTTCTCTTCTTTATTGTAGGTGCAAGTACTGTATATGAGGATTCCTCCTTGATGTAGCATACGCCATGCCTCATCCAGGATCTCTTTTTGTTTTATACTACATGATGCGACACTACCCATAGACCACTCGTTGCGACTGTTGGGGTCTTTTCGGAACATCCCTTCGCCGGAGCAAGGGGCATCCACGAGTATCATATCGCACATCAGCCCGGATTTTCTAAGTTCGTTCGGATAGGCATTGGTGACAATGACTTCGTCACTGCCAAATCTTGTGAGGTTTTCGTGCAAGGCAGACACACGACCTCTATCCGGTTCATTTGCAATGAGGACACAGGTCTTTGGCAGAAGGCTTCTCAGTAGAGTACTTTTGCCTCCGGGAGCAGCACAGAGGTCGAGGGCAATTTTTGTGTCATCGGACAGCTCCGATAGATACTGTGAGACAAACATGCTTGAAGCTTCTTGGACATAGTACGCTCCGGCATGCCAAAGAGGGTCGATGCCGAAAGTAGGACGAGTGTCAAGGTAATACCCAAGACTGCACCATGGTACGATCTTACCTCCGATGGGAGGGGTGTTCAGTTTGTAAGGATTGACGCGAATGCTTACGGGGGAGGGCTGATTCACAGAGCGACAGAAAGCATCTGCCTCCTGCTGACCGAACGTTGATCCAAACGCCTCCAAAAATGCCTCGGGTATCTTGTAGCCTTGCTCTTCTGTCGCCATATCTTCGGGTATTATATAATCAGGTACAAAGATAAGATAATCCTATCAATGCTTTTAGGTAAATATGAGATATTGACTCAACGCAAAAAGGATGGGGGATAAGTCTGTCGGCTTGCAGTGGATAACTGCCCGTTTGACTCACCCCCCATCCTTGAGGTATCGTCTTGTCCAAGTTCAGAGCTTGAACATAAAAAATGAAGTTATACGACCTTCGTCATCAAGTCAAACGACCTTTGTCATCAAGTCAAACGACTCTCGTAATTAAGTCAAACGACTTTTTTATCGCGTTCTACAACCTGATTTCGTGGCCAAAATGCTTCTGTGCTGGTCGTCGGTTGCTTTCATGACAACCTTTCGGCTTGAATATGATGTATCAGAACTTATACTGAACCATCAAGGTAAGGACATTGTCCTTCAGGTTGCTCTGA
This is a stretch of genomic DNA from Porphyromonas cangingivalis. It encodes these proteins:
- a CDS encoding histidine phosphatase family protein → MLIIDWIRHTSLQIDGSYSYGQTDVQVSDNFEVEAAAVKDRLDGIGYDAIYTSPLSRAKKLAHYCGYTDAIEDPRIKEIFLGEWEMKKWADIIMYDNLDDWFANFHNLTAPGGENLQNLLDRVKEFIQDARLKRHSRIAVFCHGGVINCARYMNSEISKALIFREVPMYGSINTIKYSYLDQHDRVKRDI
- a CDS encoding rhomboid family intramembrane serine protease, which encodes MMEDKLKFVFRPFISALIGLVVGYSFLHWVVVIKFGLLQPKDKVVELVVPALLSILLVIFYIYPRVKVLRLRDHFFYAVVAWVGLVIPTAIAQDYMVTVTGTLTELTSVREMDRHKPTRFYKLRSYHPDKEISPSYATYDVSGRNSEDFNMHLYVVCPIRETPNVPYADTPSVWLGEHYKERISNRMKHEKKEKAYTLFVEQGRIKFAETVTSFSVYFERIDSRSKYHDGFMKAISLYPGAVSDPIILMRMSESLYSKNESNKQRLLIALLIVTVLWFLMSAIPKIDPNELKRVKAGKPDMDARREWHEWRTFVLPHKGFFVTPILVYINVGVFLLMTVLGHGFIYVSPQVLLDWGACYAPMVMEGQWWRLLTAIFLHGGVAHLCANMVWLVLVGIDLEHKMSRMMYLLIYFLSGLLGSLTSILWNGEAVGVGASGAIMGLFGAFIALLITGVYPKGFVKSLLINAGVFVGMNLLMGLAGGIDNAAHIGGLLCGFVLGIGCSPFLKRAHHR
- the nadD gene encoding nicotinate (nicotinamide) nucleotide adenylyltransferase; this encodes MAKHIVLFSGSFNPMHIGHLCLANYVAELHPDVDEVWLMVTPANPFKSHTHLLDEDFRVRWASHQIGKHPKLKVSTIELSLPRPSYTFHTLKHLREQYPDYKFTLLMGMDSLETLPRWYEGERLIKDENILIYPRLGHDVPRSLSPLPKNITVIDAPIFDISATEIRSLLHQGHRLPYFLNMEVTHPLYIELIDQLKHQPL
- the gmk gene encoding guanylate kinase is translated as MKQGKVIIFSAPSGTGKSTIINHLIAQGLPLEFSVSATSRAPRGAEVNGKEYYFLTEEEFRERISEGGFLEYEEVYSGCFYGTLKSEVDDKVSHGKHVILDIDVVGALNVKKVYGEQALTVFIMPPSLNTLRDRLTSRGTDSEEVIEKRLAKAEFEISHAPHFDKTVINDDLSQACGEAFTLINDFINN
- a CDS encoding YicC/YloC family endoribonuclease — protein: MILSMTGFGKSVVEANNKRVTIEIRSVNGKQSDISLRVPAALRPLEMEMRKRINQALLRGKIDVFLTLEDLSNLPKTQVDTQLVGQYWEILKNLSEEIGIPMPEDPMRTLLSMPNVYISNNTEETEEATYEAITMEALDNAIKAHISFRVQEGLALAQGFRNNIEKIRSLLSEVEPYEKERIDNVRTRLEEGLQKYIETDYDKNRLEQELIYYIEKLDINEEKSRLSNHLDYFIKTMDSNEEGEGRKLGFIAQEIGREINTLGSKSNHAELQKIVVKMKDELEQIKEQVLNVL
- the secA gene encoding preprotein translocase subunit SecA; this translates as MGINNLLTKLFGNKSQRDLKEITPFVDQVKEAYKTIVNLSDDELRARTQQFRDEIQAFVQVERDEIANLKVGIEDLELQEREGIWAKIDKLEETIMDKMEKKLDELMPQVFAIVKDTARRFAENTEIRVSATQFDRDLSVSHDFVKIEGDQAVYQNHWMAGGNEITWDMIHYDVQLFGGVVLHKGKIAEMATGEGKTLVATLPVFLNALTGNGVHVVTVNDYLSKRDSEWMGPLYMFHGLSVDCIDKYEPNSEARRRAYNCDITFGTNNEFGFDYLRDNMARSPKDLVQRKHNYAIVDEVDSVLVDDARTPLIISGPIESSGDQMFEDFRGNVEVVVNAQKTLATRLLSEARQKIKSEDKKEQEEGFLLLFRSYKGLPKNKALIKFLSEEGIKTGLLKTEEFYMQDNMRNMHIATDELYFVIDEKNNSIELTDKGIDLLTGKTDDPQFFVLPDITTQMSELENMDLSQEEKTAKKDELLANYSIKSERVHTIHQLLKAYTLFERDDQYVVMDNKVMIVDEQTGRIMDGRRYSDGLHQAIEAKERVTVESASQTKATITLQNYFRMYHKLAGMTGTAETEAKEFWDIYKLDVVVIPTNRPIARKDENDRIYKTNRAKYSAVIEEIVSLVEKGRPVLVGTTSVEISELLSRMLSMRKIEHNVLNAKLHQKEAEIVALAGRTGTVTIATNMAGRGTDIKLTPEVKAAGGLAIIGTERHESRRVDRQLRGRAGRQGDPGSSVFFVSLEDRLMRLFGSERISSMLDKLGFKEEDMLEGRQLSKSVENAQKKVEENNFGIRKHLLEYDDVKNAQRKVIYTRRNHALKGERIGLDVLNTISQCAESIAQEYAQGDFSAFKMELFTVFAMEVPVTEEEFKHLNADALTDKIMDVATETLKRRMERIVTIADPVLQNMFEQQGNVIETVYVPVTDGKLMYNIPCNLKEAVESHSKSVARSFQKTILLYTIDEAWEEHLRDMDELQNAVRNVSYENKDPLVIFKVESFELFRTMVERMNKKATSIIMRGQIPVVQQESEEQKGVDVREAHEDPRLKDNRRRYQERKDEYQEAQEARHQAGLAASQAGKAEKQQPYVAGERIGRNDPCPCGSGKKFKSCHGKNL